GAGGCATCCCAAGCAATTACACTGTGTGGACTTTATATGGCTCCTGATGAAATGagtgaaatataaaaatgttatcaGAAGTGGAGGATTTAAACACTGATTAGACAAATATTGATACTAAAACCTATTAACTTTTTAAGGTATGAAAATGACATTGTGATTATTTTGTAAAAGTCTTCTTTATTTAGTGTCACAGCTAGAAATATTTATAGACGCATGAAATGCTGTGTTTAAGATAATCCACTGATGTAAGCAGTAGGGAGTCAGTCGGTGAAACCAAGAGCTGTTAACTGTCAAACTTCGGTAATGGGCATATGGAGATTCATTACACTGTTCTCTTTACAGTTACATGTTTAAACATTTCCAAACTTGAAGCTTACAAATATACCAGAAATCGCATTCGGCATGAAGTGCACCATTGGAAATCTTAGAATGTTAAGTGCAGTGAGGAGATGAGATTTTTAAAGCTCAAAACTCTGTTCATTTCAGGAGCATAACCCTAGGCTCTCTGTTTGCTTTTACAGGCTGTGTAAAATGTATTTCAATTATGATACAAAATGTGCATTAGAAACACTTCGAGAAGAAAAGCCCGGGTTGACCATTGTCTTTGAGCCTTCTTGGTAGTGGCGGAAGCAGGGATACCAGATGCCAGTGCTCtttgcccacccccacctcccacccccatcatCGAGGTGTGAGCAAGTGGTAGTCAGTGCTCCTCCATCAGAGTTAAGACCACCTCTCTGCAATTCTTTGGGTCCAGGGTGGGAGAGTGAAAGCTTGCTGACGGTGCCTTTGTATAGAGGACACGATGTACCTCTGGGTTGAAGACACCAGGGGAAGAAAAGCATCTAAATGATACAGTTCTCATCACAGTGCGTCAGTCAGAGGATGGGTTCCTCCTGGTGACCTCATATAACGAACTCATTCAATaaaacactttttctttcttttttaccgTTTACtttaactctcctttccctcatATCTttccacctcttttttttttctgtttacttttaacCATATCGTCCCTTCTGCCATCTTTCTTTTAACTGACCGTAACAGAATGAGTTAACTGTATGTTATGTTGCAATTTTGTGGCAgccaacttatttatttttaatttttgaacagTTGTATTTTCTAATAAATTAATTCATGTTTATTGTATTATAGCTGattgaaaattcagaaaatataaaacctttttgtatttattaagttaaattgtttcctttccttaattaaaaaaaaggtaccaagcaatatttttacttatttatctaaaCTACTAAAGATAAATTAAATTGCTTTATgtttatgcattaaaaaaatttctttgccAAATGATTCAATTGtaatgaatagaagaaaaaaaaagcctcagcCTAACTCTGATGGTTGAGATTTCTGCTCTGGTAGGACAGGAGGTTGAAAATTATGCAAAGGAAAGTTTCAGAGTAGGTGGAGCCtacattcataaatagaaatattATGTAGAAAATGCATTTTGCCTTCACTTGTAAGAGCTTATCTTGGATTTAACTCATTTCAGGAGTGGTTCATCTACCACACTTCACATAGCATTAAATCATTCATAAATATGGATTAATTGCTTCTCTACACACGGAGCAACTCTTGGACCACCTGAAATTGTTCAGGAAGGAAATTTACTTCCTTCATCAAACGAGCCATCCAGACCTCTGCTTGTCAAATTGTGGCCCGTGGACTGTTGATATAAGGAGCTTATGCAAAAATGCAAATCAGTCACAGTACTAAGCATGCTTTTTAGATAGTCtgactttttatttgtttttttgcttctattttttttgAGCTATTGCAGACTGCATCTCTGCTACAAATGCCTCGACATGCAGGAGAAACTAATATAAAACACACAGTTAAACtagaaagtcagaaagagaaacttcTGGGCACTAGGATCTTAAAATTGGCTTAAGAGTTTATTTCTTACTAGCTAAGGGGAATATCTGAATAGATAAAGATCCCACAATATAActgttaattttgaaaaaatccatAAGGTTTTCCACACTCGCAGAACTAAAAAATAGGTAAAGTTGCTGGATAGAAAATCAATATACCAACATCAGCATAGAAGTtggaaagaaatcatttttttacATAAATTTCACTTTATTAAAAACACACGAAAGAGGGAATTTCAAATCACACTACACATAGTAAATATAGAACTTGTTTTGTTAAAAATCTACAGTACACATTCAAATAAAGGCTAACCTTCCAATGCCAACTGTATCTGAGACTATGTACAGAGAGTAAAAATTGGGTCAGGCTTAGAGCAGAAATGGATGCTAAAACCTAATAGGAAATTTAAATGATGAGCAAGATTCTCGTGTAGTCTGAAATGATCTCTTCACAGTTTGCTAatcaattataaaagaaaaatagtaactaCATACAGAGAAGAAATTGGACAGAACCCCAATGAAAAATATCAGTGAGGGCAGAATGGATGTCTGCTTTCAGGTAAGCTGACTTGAGAAGGAACCAATATCACCACTGTGTATTTCTGGTTGAGAACCCGGAATTTAATCATTGGGAAACAAACTCCAAATGAGGAAGTTGTATTAAAAAGGGCAGGGGACTGTATTCTTCAAGAATGTCAATGTCAGTGTTGACAATGGGTAAATCTTGAGGTGGGGGAGTTATGGAATTGTTCTATATATACTATTCTTATTCTTGCATCTTTTATGGACACATgacattatttccaaataaaaagttaaataatcaAAACAATTAACAGTCTTCATTAGCACCTGCAATTTAACATTTGAAAGATGCCAAGATGTCACTAAGTTGTTAGTTATTAAACAAAAATAGGAAGAATCTTTGCTAAGTCGTATGTTTTCAACTTCACTGTATGAATTCCAGAGACTGCCTTTCCAGGAGCAagacataaaaatataagtaGCAGAAATAAAGACATTATAAAAGAAACTGATGTGCtatgtaagaagaaaaagaaaagaatgtgaaCTGAGGGAAAAGTAAGATGAAGAATGCAAATGGAAGGGCACCAAAGAGTTCTACCTATGAAGGTTGTCGGTCATCGGTCATCGGTCATCGGCAACACTATGCATTATATTAGCAAAGTGATTTGCAGCTCCTCAAGcctttggagaaaaataaacagatcaTAGGACTGGAGCAGGCTGGTCATAGAGACTGGAAGGAGAGAATGATTCCATTGGACCCGAGGTGATTCTGTGAGTTTGCAGAAGGACACGCTCCAGTGAGATGAAGTTGTAGTCACTGTCAGGCTGATTTTATTGTGTGGTAGAGCAGTGCTTACTAAGCGGCTTCGCAAGTACATATCACCTGGGATCTGGCTTAAAATTCAGGTTCAGTGTGTCTGAGGtgggacctgagattctgcattttttaACACGCTCCAAGTAAAACTGACACTGTTTATCGCCTGCTTGAGCAGCAAAGCTTCATGGTCCAGAGAGATGTCCAATTGTTCATGAAATAAGGTAAGGTTTGCACTTAGGTGAGAAAAGTAGTTATTTATCAGTATAACTGTAAAAAATTCCTGGGGAGCACCACCTCTCTCTGGATGGatctaattttccaaagaaaacccttgtacactgtatataaaaaaaataagaagactcTGACAGTAGAGAGACGCAGACAGATTAGCTGGGGGACCTCAGGACGCGAGGAACAACACAGTGGTGAGGGCGTTTGGTTTcttccttgtttgttttgtttttggttttgactCCTAAATCCCATACTTAGAGCTGGAGCTCTTTTCCACAAATGGTGTGGGAGCAATTGGACAGCCataagctaaataaataaatgaaaaattaactttGCCCTAACCTTACACTTTGTGTAAAGacgaactcaaaatggatcatagactttAATCTAAAATGTAAAGCTATAAAACTTGAAAAACAACATGGGAGAAGTTTTCTACAGCTTGGATTACAGCTTGGTTTTAGATGTATAGATTTTAGATACGACACCAAATTCAtaaaccataaaaggaaaaactggtAAGTTGCACTtcgtaaaaattttaaatgtttgctgGGTGTAAACCTTTATTAAGAGGCAAAACAAAAGCTAtggactgggaggaaatatttccAAACCACATGTCTGACAAAAGACTTCTGTCTAGAACATATAAGGAATTCTCCACctcaacagcagcaacaaaaataacaacaaaaacaatcagaaaacagGCAGAAGGCAAGCAACACTGAAGAACATACGCTGGTGAAAGATGAAAATGTGTCATCATCAAtagccattagggaaattcaaattaaaatcacagtgagaggagggtgggaagggataaactgggagttcgagatttgcagatactgactggtatagataaaatagataaactagtttatactgtatagcacagggatgtagtagcttacagtgaaaaagaatatgaaaatgaatatatgtatattcatgtatgactgaagcattgtgctgtacaccagaaattgacacaacattgaaaaatgactatacttcaattaaaaaaaatcacagtgaggTATCATTGCACATCTGTCAGAAAGggtaatattaaaaacaaaaatggtgACAACAGCAAATGTTtgcaaggatgcagagaagctGGATCACTCATCCGTTGCTGGTGTGAATgataaatggtacagccactctagAGAGGATACGGCAATTCCTCACAAAATTAGACTTGTGTTTACTACAGGATTCAGTAAttgcactcttgggcatttatcccagagaaacacaaatctaaTAGTCACCCAGATGCTTTTTcaggaatgttcacagcagcttttttTCACAATAACCCCacactggaaacaacctagatgtccttcagtgggtgaaaaATTAGATGAACTGGTAGGTCAATACCACGGGACactggcaataaaaaggaataaaggacTGATACATATAACATCCTAGATGACTGGTCAGAGaattatactgaatgaaaaaagccaatcccaaAAGGTGATCTACTATATAATTGCATTTGTATAAAATTATTGAATTAATAAAACTACAGGAACACAACAGATTGGTTGATGCCAGGATTTAAGAGGGgtgatggtgctgggaggggacaaGGTGCAGCTTTAAAAGGCGACTCGAGGATCTTTTTCGGGATGGAAATACTCTTGTGTGTGTCAATGTCAATACACTGGTTGTGATATTACACTACAGTTTCGCGAGATGTTACTGCTGGGGGCACTGAGTAATGGGTTCAtgggatctttttcttttttgggggggcagggaggacaggCACAGACTAGAGGAAGACCACTGCCAGGCAGGCGTGGAGGGTGGCACCTGCCTGCCTGGGACGCTCAGGCCCCAGACAGCCATCCCGGGTCCCAGACCCCTACCCATACGTGTAATCTCTATGCAGTTTGTGCCTGGCAGCCACAGGGCCTCTGTGTGTAGAACCAACCATGCACTGGACCTTGTCCAGAACCAGGACATGGCTAGTTCATTACTTCCTTGGTGGCCAAGCCTGAGTGGGAGTCCCATTCTGTGTGCCCCTATCATGCTGTTGCCCCCCAGGGCCAGCACCAAGTCACTGGACCATCTCTGGGGCACATGTGGAATCAAGGAGCCTAGGATGTCTGGGAGCCGTGCAGGGCCAAGGCCAAGGGCACCCTGTGCTCTGAGGGGTGGGGAGAATCTCTCGGGTCGAGAGCAGCAACAGGACCCTCAGCCGAGGCTCAAAGGGGCTGAGGCAAAGCTGAGGATGTCCCAGGCTTGAAGGCTCCAAGGACCGAGGTCCCTGCTGCCATGTGACCCTGTCACCGAAGAGAAGCATGTCCCCCTCACCCTGGCAGGTCAGGGCTGGGCAGTCTGTGGCCACACATGACCCAAGGAAGGACAGTGCTTCCCAGGGTCTTGCCTGTGAGGTGGGCTCAGCCCCAGGAGGCAGCAGCCACACCCTCTGCAACCTCATGTCCACAGGACTCTGAAGGTCACTCTACCCGACCATGATGGTCAAAGAGATGGGCTTATGCAGCAAGCCGAGGCTCCGTCCCAGATTCCTGGGTGGTGGGCATGTGTTCAAGAGTCTCTCCCCAGGGGGCTCTCCAGTGACCCTCCAGGGAGGATGCTTTGGTGAGGAGCATTTCCACTACCCTGTCTCCCCCAGAGTTCCAAGacagtctttctccttctccaccaGACATGGGGTTAGGAGGGAGCCCTGCTGAGCTGTGGGAAGACGGGAGAGGTCCATGCCTATCCTGCACCTCTGAGTCTTTTAGATGTGTTGGGGGAGGGAGCTGTGAGCTTACACCTTCCCCGGACTCCCAAGACCGAGAGGTTGCAGAAGAGCAAGCCCTGAGCCCTTTGGCCTCCAGGTTTTGTTGCTTGTCCTTCATTCCCACAGTGGTCCCAGGAGATGGCCAAGGAAAACCAGGCTGCCGGACTCAGGGATGCTGTGGCCACAGGACCAGCCTTGGTTCAAATTCTCCTTCCTAATTCCTGAACGGGCAGTTCAGGCTTTGCAAACACTGGAACACTGAGCTGGAGCCCAAGGCAGGCACTGGGCAGGCACTCATGGGATCTTTTTATTCTTAGAGTTTCATATGTATCTACACTTATCTCAACATACAATGTTTAATCTGAAATAAATCTGGTAGAGCAGACACATAATGCCTTTGGTCACCAGGTTGTAACCGTCAAGAATTAGATGTGCCAGTCGTGAGGCCGGTGTCTTCCAGCTCCAAACTCACAGCTGCATCAGTCAGCTCTGCCGTGAGGCTGGGCCCGGGAGCGTGCATGCCGTATTTCTGCTTTGTTTGCTGGTTCCTTATTAGGCTCCAGTCATACTGGGTGAGACGGGCAGATAGGCTGCAGGCTAGGGCTGGAAGAGGGAATCTgctctttgctctttcttcctgtttgttttctgttcttgTTCATTTGACCCtatcagtgttttttgttttttgttttgttttgttttgtttttcacactGCCAGGGTCAGCTGATTAGGTGAGCAGCAGTTGAATCAAACTGAATCAAGATTCTGCAACAGGCGGCGAGCAGAACCCGTGTCTCCGTGATGACATCAGCACGTCCAGCAATGCCCCATCTCAGAAGTAGGAGGTTTAAGAGTTTGTGCTCTCTTGAGGCTGTTTCTTTGAATATTGGTTTAAATAATTCCAGTCCATCAGTTCTAACAATTCCAATCCTTTGCTTATGTTCCCTCTGTGCTAGGGGTTGTAGCtacttccttttgcttttctcttcttcaaCAGCCAGTTAATAATTCCTTGTAATAAATCCTTTCTTCGAAAATAACTGGAATGGTGTCTGTTTCCTGCCGGTAACCTGATGAGAGCAATGTTGtgcttacatttaaattaaagaaTAACACCGCAAGGTGCATCCAGTTTTACTTTTGATTGCTCTACGTACTGTCTGGGCAAACCAGGCTATTGGCCTTTAGCATTAATGTTGATAATTGAGAGCTCCCCATGCATGAAATATCACATTTTTAATGCGGCGAGCAACTGAACTGGGCAACAGCTGACCTCTCCTTAAGTCTGAGCTGATTCCATTACTCCACACTGGATGTTCTGTCTCTCCCAAATAGCTTCTGGAGAGCCTCCTTCATGTCCTTGTTCCTCAAGGTGTAGATGAGGGGATTGAGAGTGGGGGTCACAACAGTGTAGAAAAGAGTCAGAAACTTCCCTCGCTCCTGGGAAAAATGGCTTCGGGGCTGGATGTAGACAGCAGTGGCACTGCAGTAGTAGAGGAAGAAGATGGCCAGGTGGGAAGAACAAGTCCGGAATGCCTTGCTCCTCCCTTCGCGGGACTGGATGGCCAGCACTGCCTTGGCAATGTGGCCATAGGAGATGAGGATGAGCAGGATTGGCCCCATTAGGAAGACAGCACCAATCACTGAGATCTGGAGCTCATTGATGTGCGTGTCCCCACAGGCCAGGCGGATCAGTGCAGGGACCTCACAGACAAAGCCATCCAACTGGTGATGATGGCAGAAGGGTAGCTTCATGGTGGTGGGTGACTGCACCAAGGTTCCAAAAATCCCACTTGCCCAGACCAGGAATGCTAGTTTGTGACACAGCTGTGGGTGCATGATGGCTGCATAGTGTAGGGGTTGGTACACCGCCACATACCGGTCGAAGGCCATGACCAGCAGCAGCACGCACTCAGCAGCAGCCAGTCCCAGGAAGATGTAGAGCTGGACCGCACATCCCAGGTAGCTGATGGTCTTGTCTGGGCCCCAGAGGTTGACCAGCATCTGGGGGATGCTGCTGGTGGTGAAGCAGAGGTCCAAGATGGAGAGGTtggtgaggaagaagtacatgggggtgcgTAGGTGGGGGTCTAGGTGGAACAGGAGTATGATGGTGGTATTGCCCACTAGGGTGACCATGTAAAAGACAGACACAACCACAAAAAGGACCATTTCCAGCCTGGGGTTGTCTGAAAAGCCCAAAAGAATGAAGCCATCTGGGATAGTGTCATTGTCATGTCCATCCAGCACCCACCTGGAAATGCAAGGAGCAACACATCAAAAAGAATGTCACCTAGAGGAGGCAgagaaaagtgatttaaaaaatttttttgattttaacttattaaaaattttttattgaaatatagttgatttacaatgttgttagtttcaggtacacagcagAGTGATTCTATTATACATAGATAActgaaaagttttatatatatatatatagaaaacatatatatttatatataaaatatgtatattttatatataaaatagaaggaatatagatattctttttcagattcttttccattataggttattacaagatattgaatgtagttccttgtgttatataacaggtccttgctgtttattttatatatagtagtgtatatgtgctaattccaaattcctaatttatccctccccccctttccctttggtaaccataagtttgttttctatgcctatgagtccatttctgttttgtaaaggagtttatttgtatcattttttagattccacatgtaagtgatacatatgatatttatctttgtctgacttacttcatttagtatgataatctctaggtccatccatattgctgcaaatggcagtacttcattccttttttatggctgagtagcattccattgtatgaatataccacaacttctttatccagtcatccgtcgaTGGgcttttaggttgcttccatgtcatggctattataaataatgctgctatgaatattgggatgcatgtatcttttcaaattaggatttttattttttccagatatatatatgctcatgaatgggattgctggatcacagggtaagtctaattttagttttttaaggaacctccacactgttctccatagtggctgcaccaatttatattcccacaaacagtgtaggaCAGTTTCCTTCTCTTTACATGAAGAGTCATTTTTGATTTTAGAAAACTGCTTATCTTATCCTGTATTAataatttttctaacattttactGGCCTTTCTTTCATCTCATCCCTTTTGGGACATTTTCATCTTAATTTCTCCAGACTTGTATAATTCTAGTAAACCCTtagaaggcaagaatatagaaagtgaATGCTTAAAACTAGCCCTTGCCACTATCATCAACTACATGCTACAAGCTGGACAAcctataagaaattaaaatattcttgGAAATATACAAGctatcaagactgaatcaggaagaaacagaaaaccaaaatagACCAATTACTGGTAAGgatattgaatcagtaattaaatcTGCCAGTGAAGAAAAgcccaggatcagatggcttcactggtgaattttaccaaacatttaa
This portion of the Vicugna pacos chromosome 1, VicPac4, whole genome shotgun sequence genome encodes:
- the LOC140698380 gene encoding olfactory receptor 2H1-like; the encoded protein is MVLFVVVSVFYMVTLVGNTTIILLFHLDPHLRTPMYFFLTNLSILDLCFTTSSIPQMLVNLWGPDKTISYLGCAVQLYIFLGLAAAECVLLLVMAFDRYVAVYQPLHYAAIMHPQLCHKLAFLVWASGIFGTLVQSPTTMKLPFCHHHQLDGFVCEVPALIRLACGDTHINELQISVIGAVFLMGPILLILISYGHIAKAVLAIQSREGRSKAFRTCSSHLAIFFLYYCSATAVYIQPRSHFSQERGKFLTLFYTVVTPTLNPLIYTLRNKDMKEALQKLFGRDRTSSVE